The Iamia majanohamensis genome window below encodes:
- a CDS encoding MFS transporter, producing the protein MTVRRRPLRALVGSNPELGRLLAAHAVSRAGDAFNTVALVVLVFELTGSGTGVAGTVAFEVLPVLALGPIAGMVVDRRPRRSVMIAADLARALLVASLAVVGGSVLLAFAVAFGVSAATVAFNPAASSLLPEVVDREDLVDANALLWTVAVVAQIVLAPAAGGLISLFGVHVAFAVNAASYLISALILTGLRAGRSPSETALRGWGSVMAGVAAVRGVPLLRRLAIVQGLASLSAGATSGLLVVFAADALDVGPGGFGLLLAAIGVGAALGPMLFRSRIAPGDRRWLFGPFATRGGVDLLLGVTSNPAVAGAALGLYGASTSTGMVAYQSTLQSAVPAETRGRAFALYDVVWNAARLVSLGIGGILADALGIRAVYILGGVLLLAAAAVGLTTPISAPDDHTSSDGPP; encoded by the coding sequence ATGACCGTCCGGCGACGACCGCTCCGAGCCCTGGTCGGGTCGAACCCGGAGCTCGGGCGTCTCCTTGCGGCCCACGCCGTCTCCCGTGCCGGCGACGCCTTCAACACCGTGGCCCTGGTCGTCCTGGTGTTCGAGCTCACCGGGTCGGGGACCGGCGTCGCCGGCACCGTCGCCTTCGAGGTCCTCCCGGTGCTGGCCCTCGGACCGATCGCGGGGATGGTCGTCGATCGCCGGCCGAGGCGGTCGGTGATGATCGCGGCCGACCTGGCCCGTGCTCTGCTCGTCGCCTCCCTGGCCGTGGTCGGCGGTTCGGTGCTACTCGCCTTCGCGGTGGCCTTCGGTGTGTCGGCCGCCACCGTGGCCTTCAACCCGGCCGCGTCGTCGTTGCTCCCCGAGGTGGTCGACCGCGAGGACCTGGTGGACGCCAACGCCCTGCTCTGGACCGTCGCCGTCGTGGCCCAGATCGTCCTCGCCCCCGCAGCGGGCGGGCTCATCAGCCTGTTCGGCGTGCATGTCGCCTTCGCCGTCAACGCCGCCTCCTACCTCATCTCCGCCCTCATCCTCACCGGTCTGCGCGCCGGGCGGTCCCCGTCCGAGACCGCCCTTCGGGGCTGGGGCTCGGTCATGGCCGGCGTCGCCGCGGTCAGAGGGGTGCCCCTCCTGCGACGGCTCGCCATCGTCCAGGGGCTGGCATCGCTGTCGGCCGGCGCCACCAGCGGGCTGCTGGTGGTGTTCGCCGCTGATGCCCTCGATGTCGGACCTGGAGGGTTCGGCCTGCTGCTGGCCGCCATCGGCGTGGGGGCCGCCCTCGGGCCGATGCTGTTCCGCTCCCGCATCGCCCCCGGAGACCGACGCTGGCTGTTCGGCCCCTTCGCCACCCGCGGCGGTGTCGACCTCCTGCTCGGTGTCACCTCCAACCCGGCCGTCGCTGGGGCCGCCCTCGGTCTCTACGGCGCCTCCACCTCCACGGGGATGGTCGCCTACCAATCCACCCTGCAGAGCGCCGTGCCGGCCGAGACCCGAGGCCGCGCCTTCGCCCTCTACGACGTGGTGTGGAACGCAGCCCGGCTGGTGTCCCTCGGCATCGGAGGGATCCTGGCCGACGCCCTCGGCATCCGCGCCGTGTACATCCTCGGCGGTGTCTTGCTCCTGGCGGCCGCCGCCGTGGGGCTGACCACGCCCATCAGCGCGCCGGATGACCACACCAGTTCGGATGGACCTCCCTGA
- a CDS encoding transposase: MPPPHPPEFRRAVALAREVEDDGTRKHPVAQLARDLKISESCLRNWMAAEEVETGERPGLTKAEREELVRLRRENRVLKAERDLLSRAAAFFV, translated from the coding sequence ATGCCGCCTCCGCATCCGCCGGAGTTCCGTCGTGCTGTCGCGTTGGCCCGCGAGGTGGAGGACGATGGCACCCGCAAGCACCCCGTGGCGCAGCTGGCCAGGGATCTGAAGATCTCCGAGTCGTGTCTACGGAACTGGATGGCTGCCGAGGAGGTCGAGACCGGCGAACGGCCCGGGTTGACCAAGGCGGAGCGTGAAGAGCTGGTCCGGTTGCGCCGGGAGAACCGGGTGCTCAAGGCGGAGCGTGATCTGCTCTCTCGAGCCGCGGCCTTCTTCGTCTAG
- a CDS encoding IS3 family transposase: MTFAFIAAEKAKDPKMSIAWACRALGVSTSGFYDWRQAQAQPCARVRVDAELTETIIEIHRQSRGTYGSPRVHAELRLGLGIRVGRKRVERLMRTAGIAGVTRRRRKTRRAADAVPSDDLVARRFRPKGPNELWVADITEHPTAEGKVYCAVVIDAWNRQVVGHSIADHLRAELVVDALDAACWRQRPNAGQTIHHSDHGCQYTSWAFGQRLRSAGLLGSMGAVGDALDYAVAESFFATLQTELLDRHRWSSRTQLAQAIFEWIEVFYNQRRRHSTLEMHPPVTYAAAAHTGSAA; encoded by the coding sequence GTGACCTTCGCGTTCATCGCCGCGGAGAAGGCCAAAGACCCGAAGATGAGCATCGCCTGGGCGTGTCGGGCCCTCGGAGTGTCGACCAGCGGCTTCTACGACTGGCGCCAAGCCCAGGCCCAGCCATGCGCCCGGGTCCGTGTGGATGCGGAGCTGACCGAGACGATCATCGAGATCCACCGCCAGAGCCGCGGGACCTACGGGTCACCTCGGGTGCACGCCGAGCTCCGTCTCGGCCTCGGGATCAGGGTCGGGCGCAAGCGGGTCGAGCGCCTGATGCGCACCGCCGGGATCGCCGGCGTGACCCGCCGGCGCCGCAAGACCCGTCGTGCCGCCGACGCGGTGCCCTCGGATGATCTGGTGGCCCGCCGGTTCCGCCCCAAGGGCCCCAACGAGCTGTGGGTGGCCGACATCACCGAGCACCCCACCGCCGAGGGCAAGGTCTACTGCGCAGTGGTCATCGATGCCTGGAACCGCCAAGTCGTCGGCCACTCCATCGCCGATCATCTCCGGGCCGAGCTGGTCGTCGACGCCCTCGACGCCGCCTGCTGGCGACAGCGACCGAATGCCGGTCAGACGATCCACCACAGCGATCACGGCTGCCAGTACACGTCGTGGGCCTTCGGCCAACGCCTCCGCTCAGCAGGCCTCCTCGGCTCCATGGGCGCCGTCGGCGACGCCCTCGACTACGCCGTGGCCGAGAGCTTCTTCGCCACCTTGCAGACCGAGCTGCTCGACCGGCACCGCTGGAGCTCTCGAACCCAGCTCGCACAAGCGATCTTCGAGTGGATCGAAGTCTTCTACAACCAACGGCGCCGGCACTCCACCCTCGAGATGCACCCGCCGGTCACCTACGCCGCAGCAGCCCACACCGGCTCTGCGGCATGA
- a CDS encoding PP2C family protein-serine/threonine phosphatase: MIPITTPTPSGKAGGTPPAATANDLVNGFWTANTAILDRALAEPSLHSMGSTLVAIEMLTSENTIAVVSVGDSRAYRLRDGDLWRITTDHTWEAALLSAGIEPAIGRRSRHILTRCLGSTAAIDVDAWILDLRPGDRFLLCSDGIHGVLDDTTIGTLLAGPDDGRTAQRVVDTAIDAHSTDDVTALVADVVRARELATRLRRIDSARRHPSRRAARISRDPGVPAPRPIAS; the protein is encoded by the coding sequence ATGATCCCGATCACCACACCCACCCCGTCCGGGAAGGCGGGGGGAACTCCACCTGCGGCGACAGCCAACGACCTCGTCAACGGCTTCTGGACGGCCAACACCGCCATCCTCGACCGGGCCCTCGCCGAGCCCAGCCTCCACTCCATGGGCAGCACCCTCGTCGCCATCGAGATGCTGACCTCCGAGAACACCATCGCCGTCGTCTCCGTCGGCGACAGTCGGGCCTACCGGCTCCGCGACGGTGACCTGTGGCGCATCACCACCGACCACACCTGGGAGGCCGCTCTCCTCAGCGCCGGGATCGAACCGGCCATCGGCCGACGCAGTCGCCACATCCTCACCCGCTGCCTCGGCTCGACCGCCGCCATCGACGTGGACGCCTGGATCCTCGACCTACGACCCGGCGACCGCTTCCTCCTCTGCAGCGACGGGATCCACGGGGTCCTCGACGACACCACCATCGGAACCCTGCTCGCCGGACCCGACGACGGACGCACCGCACAGCGCGTTGTCGACACCGCCATCGACGCCCACTCGACCGACGACGTCACCGCCCTCGTTGCCGATGTCGTCCGTGCCCGAGAGTTGGCCACCCGACTCCGCCGCATCGACTCGGCCCGTCGCCACCCAAGCCGACGCGCCGCTCGAATCTCCAGAGACCCCGGAGTGCCGGCGCCGCGCCCGATCGCTAGCTGA
- a CDS encoding heavy metal translocating P-type ATPase, whose protein sequence is MTATAHAASGGANHVELDIQGMTCASCAMRIEKRLNKVGGVVATVNYATEKAAVAFGDDVTPGALVAEVEAAGYHARLPEPPAGTPRDRREEGSDDATDALRTRLLTSAALTIPVVAMAMVPALQFESWQWLSLTLAAPVVVWGALPFHRAAWTNLRHGTATMDTLISMGTLAAFGWSLYSLFIGDAGMPGMQMDFQLTIAQGSGADEIYLEVAAAVTTFILAGRYFEAKAKRRTGAALRTLLDLGAKEVVVLRDGREERIAVEDLTVDDRFVVRPGEKIATDGVVEEGTSAVDASLLTGESVPTEVGPGQSVTGATVNAGGRLVVRATRVGSDTQLAQIARLVTEAQTGKAAVQRLADRVSAVFVPLVIVLAVATLGFWLGTGDGATAAFTASVAVLIIACPCALGLATPVALMVGTGRGAQLGILIKGPEVLESTRRVDTVVLDKTGTVTTGRMALTEVHTAPGTDEQDVLRLVGTVENASEHPIARAIAAAATDALGDLGEVESFGNREGLGVKGIVEGHVVVAGRPALLADQGMPLDPILDAARIAAEAQGQTAVAAGWDGEACAVLVVADTVKPTSAQAIAQLRDLGLSPILLTGDNEPAARAVAGQVGIDEMVAEVLPAEKVDAVRRLQDEGRVVAMVGDGVNDAAALAQADLGLAMGTGTDAAIEASDLTLVRGDLRAAPDAIRLARRTLATIKGNLFWAFAYNVAALPLAAAGFLNPMLAGAAMAFSSVFVITNSLRLRRFAPLSNPEVTGEKPTVGRLATVTPQTTIAP, encoded by the coding sequence GTGACCGCCACCGCACACGCCGCCAGCGGCGGCGCCAACCACGTCGAGCTCGACATCCAGGGGATGACCTGCGCCTCGTGCGCCATGCGCATCGAGAAGCGCCTGAACAAGGTCGGGGGGGTCGTCGCCACGGTGAACTACGCCACCGAGAAGGCCGCAGTGGCGTTCGGAGACGACGTCACCCCTGGCGCGCTGGTCGCCGAGGTCGAGGCGGCCGGCTACCACGCTCGCCTGCCGGAGCCTCCGGCCGGGACCCCCCGAGACCGGCGCGAGGAAGGATCCGACGATGCGACCGATGCCCTTCGCACCCGGCTCCTGACATCCGCTGCGCTCACCATCCCAGTGGTCGCCATGGCCATGGTCCCGGCGCTCCAGTTCGAGAGCTGGCAGTGGCTCTCGCTCACCCTGGCCGCACCGGTCGTCGTCTGGGGGGCACTGCCGTTCCACCGGGCTGCGTGGACCAACCTCCGCCACGGGACGGCAACCATGGACACCCTCATCTCGATGGGGACCCTGGCCGCCTTCGGCTGGTCGCTCTACAGCCTGTTCATCGGCGACGCCGGCATGCCCGGCATGCAGATGGACTTCCAGCTGACGATCGCCCAGGGATCCGGTGCTGATGAGATCTACCTGGAGGTCGCCGCCGCGGTCACCACCTTCATCCTCGCCGGGCGCTACTTCGAGGCCAAGGCCAAGCGCCGCACCGGTGCCGCCCTGCGAACCCTGCTCGACCTCGGAGCCAAGGAGGTCGTCGTGCTCCGGGACGGGCGGGAGGAGCGCATCGCGGTCGAGGACCTCACGGTCGACGACCGGTTCGTCGTCCGTCCCGGCGAGAAGATCGCCACCGACGGGGTGGTGGAGGAGGGGACCTCCGCGGTCGACGCCTCCCTCCTGACCGGTGAGAGCGTGCCCACCGAGGTCGGTCCGGGCCAGTCGGTCACCGGCGCCACCGTCAACGCCGGCGGCCGGCTTGTCGTGCGGGCCACGCGCGTCGGATCCGACACCCAGCTGGCCCAGATCGCCCGCCTGGTGACCGAGGCCCAGACCGGCAAGGCCGCGGTGCAGCGCCTCGCCGACCGGGTGTCGGCCGTGTTCGTCCCGTTGGTGATCGTGCTGGCCGTGGCCACCCTGGGGTTCTGGCTCGGCACCGGCGACGGAGCCACCGCCGCTTTCACTGCGTCCGTGGCCGTGCTCATCATCGCCTGCCCCTGCGCCCTCGGCCTGGCCACCCCGGTCGCCCTGATGGTCGGCACCGGCCGGGGAGCGCAGCTGGGCATCCTCATCAAGGGCCCCGAGGTCCTCGAGTCGACCCGTCGAGTCGACACCGTCGTGCTCGACAAGACCGGTACCGTGACCACCGGAAGGATGGCCTTGACCGAGGTCCACACCGCGCCGGGCACCGACGAGCAGGACGTGCTGCGTCTCGTGGGCACCGTCGAGAACGCTTCCGAGCACCCGATCGCCCGGGCGATCGCCGCCGCCGCGACCGATGCGCTCGGCGACCTGGGCGAGGTCGAGTCGTTCGGCAACCGGGAGGGCCTCGGGGTCAAGGGCATCGTGGAGGGCCACGTCGTGGTGGCCGGCCGGCCCGCCCTCCTCGCCGATCAGGGCATGCCCCTCGATCCCATCCTCGATGCCGCCCGGATAGCGGCCGAGGCCCAGGGCCAGACTGCGGTGGCCGCAGGGTGGGACGGCGAGGCCTGCGCCGTTCTCGTCGTGGCCGACACGGTGAAGCCGACCTCGGCGCAGGCGATCGCCCAGCTCCGCGACCTCGGCCTGTCGCCCATCCTCCTCACCGGGGACAACGAGCCCGCAGCCCGGGCAGTGGCAGGCCAGGTCGGCATCGACGAGATGGTCGCGGAGGTCCTGCCGGCCGAGAAGGTCGACGCCGTGCGACGCCTCCAGGACGAGGGCCGGGTGGTGGCCATGGTCGGCGACGGGGTGAACGACGCCGCGGCCCTCGCTCAGGCCGACCTCGGGCTGGCCATGGGCACCGGCACCGACGCCGCCATCGAGGCCAGCGACCTCACGCTCGTCCGGGGGGACCTGCGGGCCGCGCCCGACGCCATCCGCCTCGCCCGTCGGACCCTCGCCACCATCAAGGGCAACCTGTTCTGGGCCTTCGCCTACAACGTGGCCGCCCTCCCCTTGGCCGCGGCCGGGTTCCTCAACCCGATGCTCGCAGGCGCCGCCATGGCGTTCTCCTCAGTGTTCGTCATCACCAACAGCCTGCGGCTCCGACGCTTTGCGCCCCTGAGCAACCCCGAGGTGACCGGGGAAAAGCCAACCGTCGGGCGCCTCGCGACGGTGACGCCACAGACAACCATCGCGCCCTGA
- a CDS encoding heavy-metal-associated domain-containing protein, which yields MTTSTTITVTGMTCGHCVGAVESELGQVQGVHGVEADLATGAVTITSDGPLDPAAVAAAVDEAGYEVAP from the coding sequence ATGACGACGTCGACCACCATCACCGTCACCGGCATGACCTGCGGGCACTGCGTCGGGGCGGTCGAGTCCGAGCTGGGCCAGGTCCAAGGGGTGCACGGCGTCGAGGCCGACCTCGCCACCGGGGCGGTGACCATCACCAGCGATGGACCGCTGGACCCCGCGGCCGTGGCCGCCGCGGTGGACGAAGCCGGCTACGAGGTGGCGCCATGA
- a CDS encoding metal-sensitive transcriptional regulator encodes MAERGYTATKDQLQTRLARIEGQVRGVSRMVEEDRYCIDVLTQISAIRVALDKVALGLLDDHARHCLIGGEGGPTDPDNQVQELMGAVGRMIGR; translated from the coding sequence ATGGCCGAACGGGGCTACACCGCCACCAAGGACCAGCTCCAGACCCGACTGGCCCGCATCGAGGGCCAGGTGCGCGGCGTGAGCCGGATGGTCGAGGAGGACCGCTACTGCATCGACGTCCTCACCCAGATCAGCGCCATACGGGTCGCCCTCGACAAGGTGGCCTTGGGACTCCTCGACGACCACGCGCGACACTGCCTCATCGGAGGTGAGGGCGGGCCCACCGATCCCGACAATCAGGTGCAGGAGCTGATGGGTGCCGTCGGGCGCATGATCGGTCGGTGA
- a CDS encoding NADH-quinone oxidoreductase subunit A: protein MLSAFGTGLGAALLATVAALIVLGRAHRWGTRRSTAPQRVPFLGGFEPETHAWSRYHLRYYPMTLLFIAFEMEMMFMYPWAVVYVQEGVTALVEMGMFLSILSVGVVYGYREGVFRWQ from the coding sequence GTGTTGAGCGCCTTCGGGACCGGGTTGGGTGCGGCCCTGCTGGCCACGGTGGCGGCGCTGATCGTCCTCGGTCGCGCGCATCGATGGGGCACACGTCGCTCGACCGCCCCCCAGCGGGTGCCCTTCCTGGGCGGGTTCGAGCCCGAGACCCATGCCTGGAGCCGCTACCACCTGCGCTACTACCCGATGACCCTGCTGTTCATCGCCTTCGAGATGGAGATGATGTTCATGTACCCGTGGGCCGTGGTCTACGTCCAGGAGGGCGTCACCGCCCTGGTGGAGATGGGGATGTTCCTGTCCATCCTGTCTGTGGGCGTCGTCTACGGGTACCGGGAGGGCGTGTTCCGATGGCAGTGA
- a CDS encoding complex I subunit 1 family protein: MMGGDRIDVPSGIDPFHPALAVPVLLAVVGLGAVIAVILHRKVASSLAGTGGSPATSAAAPLREARWLARQQVVTTERPDLATWILAPAAYLGLAVAALSVVPLSAGVAVADVRTGIVVFGAAEALAIVVIFLHGWSPNSPYALISAYRFVAVALSYELLSMFVLIAAAIPAGSLSIGAIVDSQAGLWNVVRQPLGLPLWLVVSWGVTFSGPLAVVDSADLAGGGGVEDSGLQRLAWAGARAAMLVVFAAAGATVFLGGWQGPVLPGGAWMALKTAALLAVLVVGDITLARMSAQRFVRLAWAVLLPLAFLDLLIAGLGSL, translated from the coding sequence ATGATGGGCGGCGACCGGATCGACGTGCCCTCAGGCATCGACCCGTTCCACCCGGCGCTCGCGGTGCCGGTCCTCTTGGCCGTGGTGGGCCTTGGCGCGGTGATCGCAGTGATCCTGCACAGGAAGGTGGCCTCATCGCTCGCCGGGACCGGCGGCTCGCCGGCGACGTCCGCCGCTGCACCCCTGCGCGAGGCCCGGTGGCTGGCACGCCAGCAGGTGGTCACCACGGAGCGCCCCGACCTCGCCACCTGGATCCTGGCCCCGGCGGCCTACCTCGGCCTGGCCGTGGCCGCCCTGTCCGTCGTGCCCCTGTCGGCGGGGGTGGCGGTGGCCGACGTGCGTACCGGCATCGTCGTCTTCGGGGCGGCCGAGGCCCTGGCCATCGTGGTCATCTTCCTCCACGGGTGGTCGCCGAACTCACCGTACGCGCTGATCAGCGCGTACCGGTTCGTCGCGGTGGCCCTGTCCTACGAGCTGCTCAGCATGTTCGTCCTCATCGCCGCGGCCATCCCGGCCGGGTCGCTCTCCATCGGCGCCATCGTCGACTCCCAGGCCGGTCTGTGGAACGTCGTTCGCCAGCCCCTCGGCCTGCCCCTCTGGCTGGTGGTGTCCTGGGGGGTCACCTTCTCTGGCCCGCTCGCGGTGGTCGACTCGGCCGACCTGGCCGGTGGCGGGGGAGTGGAGGACAGCGGGCTCCAGCGCCTGGCCTGGGCGGGCGCCCGCGCCGCCATGCTGGTGGTGTTCGCCGCCGCCGGTGCGACGGTGTTCCTCGGCGGGTGGCAGGGGCCGGTGCTCCCGGGCGGGGCCTGGATGGCCCTGAAGACGGCCGCACTGCTCGCCGTGCTCGTGGTCGGCGACATCACCCTCGCCCGGATGAGCGCACAGCGGTTCGTGCGCCTGGCGTGGGCTGTGCTCCTGCCGCTGGCCTTCCTCGACCTCCTCATCGCTGGGCTGGGGTCGTTGTGA
- a CDS encoding NADH-quinone oxidoreductase subunit J gives MIDVAFVVFSLTAVVSGYLVFRVDSMIRASFLLLASFLNVGAVLVLLLAEYLGTALLFMMTVEMIVMALFMVMFMMNPAGLNPMSMVHQPRVAAVAGVVAAGGIWAVALFAEFPDAPVVDADQAVRDLGFELLGQSMLVFESAGVTLLATMVCAVVLSAARGRYGDGYEGSVAPPLDPGGDHRPEDDLVDDDAAGDHHHGHGGM, from the coding sequence GTGATCGACGTCGCCTTCGTGGTCTTCTCCCTGACCGCCGTGGTGAGCGGCTACCTCGTCTTCCGCGTCGACTCCATGATCCGCGCCTCGTTCCTGCTGCTGGCCTCGTTCCTCAACGTGGGGGCGGTGCTCGTCCTCCTGCTCGCCGAGTACCTGGGCACCGCGCTGCTGTTCATGATGACCGTCGAGATGATCGTCATGGCCCTGTTCATGGTGATGTTCATGATGAACCCGGCCGGGCTCAACCCCATGTCGATGGTCCACCAGCCCCGGGTCGCGGCGGTGGCCGGTGTGGTGGCCGCCGGCGGCATCTGGGCGGTCGCGCTGTTCGCCGAGTTCCCGGACGCGCCGGTGGTGGATGCCGACCAGGCCGTCCGCGACCTGGGCTTCGAGCTGCTCGGTCAGTCGATGCTCGTGTTCGAGAGCGCCGGGGTGACGCTGTTGGCCACGATGGTCTGCGCCGTGGTGCTGTCGGCGGCCAGGGGACGCTACGGCGACGGCTACGAGGGGTCGGTAGCACCGCCGCTCGACCCCGGCGGTGACCACCGCCCTGAGGATGACCTGGTCGACGACGACGCCGCGGGCGACCACCACCACGGCCACGGGGGCATGTGA
- a CDS encoding NADH-quinone oxidoreductase subunit NuoK, which produces MSLVTILLVAGALIGIGVWGALAQQSFVMLMMGIELVVNGVILAAAGFWAETGAGGPKGQVLVIVAMAVMAVEMAIGFALVAAVYRARQADMTEGIGSLRG; this is translated from the coding sequence ATGTCCCTCGTGACGATCCTGCTGGTGGCCGGGGCGCTCATCGGCATCGGCGTGTGGGGGGCGCTGGCCCAGCAGTCGTTCGTGATGCTGATGATGGGCATCGAGCTGGTGGTGAACGGGGTCATCCTGGCCGCCGCCGGGTTCTGGGCCGAGACCGGCGCCGGGGGGCCCAAGGGCCAGGTGCTGGTGATCGTGGCCATGGCGGTGATGGCGGTGGAGATGGCGATCGGGTTCGCGTTGGTGGCTGCGGTGTACCGGGCCCGCCAGGCCGACATGACCGAGGGCATCGGGTCGCTCCGTGGCTGA
- a CDS encoding NADH-quinone oxidoreductase subunit L produces the protein MAEVALLVVVALPVLAGLALWAWGDRPGAVLALGALGSLALTLGAAVLVAVDQPDAALRWGAGITLRVEVADLARAPIVLVAFVGLAVAAYALGYGEVRGRARIVGLLVAFVGTMELLLLAGDLLTLLVAWELVGLLSWALIAHHWRGDAPSQATHAFLATRLGDLGLFLAAGAAFAATGTFDLAALSGAHGGLLTVVVVGVLLAAVAKSAQLPFSPWLFAAMAGPTPASALLHSATMVAAGAYLLARLQPVLDGVGWFGPLTIGIGLVTALAGGLVAAVQPEAKKLLAASTSAHYGLMLVAVGAGYPAVAVAHLVAHGLFKALLFVSAGVAIDASGHAELADMRLGRRLPQVAALTAVGTLALAAVPPLGGAWTKEEVVAAGTHAAPWVGGLVVVAGALSAFYAARFQLLAYGRGDHEPDDADGPRLGGRRSATGAMVLLAGAGVLLGLVWTPWGEERVLEIAASSLPSSEAWEVPASLVALVLAGYAAVLLDRSRRLAVPSPGAGWARVSRWFDLGVVVEVAVVDPVLALARTAARFDDRVVDAGVRGVAAGGSGVSRLLARGDDRVVDAGIRGAARFGVWAAGALDRVGEVSLDGVVDGIARMTGAAGRDGRRLQSGQTHHYYAGIAVGLFVLVLVATAWR, from the coding sequence GTGGCTGAGGTCGCTCTGCTCGTCGTGGTGGCCCTCCCGGTGCTCGCCGGCCTGGCCCTGTGGGCGTGGGGCGATCGGCCGGGCGCGGTGCTGGCCCTCGGCGCCCTGGGGTCGCTCGCCCTCACCCTCGGGGCGGCGGTGCTGGTGGCCGTCGACCAGCCCGATGCCGCGCTGCGCTGGGGTGCGGGCATCACCCTCCGGGTCGAGGTGGCCGACCTGGCTCGGGCCCCGATCGTCTTGGTCGCCTTCGTGGGTCTGGCCGTGGCCGCCTACGCCCTGGGCTACGGCGAGGTGCGGGGACGGGCCCGGATCGTCGGCCTGCTGGTCGCCTTCGTCGGCACCATGGAGCTGCTGCTGCTCGCCGGCGACCTGTTGACCCTGCTGGTGGCGTGGGAGCTGGTCGGCCTCCTGTCGTGGGCGTTGATCGCTCACCACTGGCGGGGCGACGCCCCCTCACAGGCCACCCACGCCTTCCTCGCGACCCGGCTGGGCGACCTGGGCCTGTTCCTGGCCGCAGGCGCGGCCTTCGCCGCCACCGGCACGTTCGACCTCGCTGCACTGAGCGGAGCACACGGCGGCCTGCTCACCGTGGTCGTCGTCGGAGTCTTGCTCGCCGCGGTGGCCAAGTCGGCCCAGCTACCGTTCTCGCCGTGGTTGTTCGCGGCCATGGCCGGACCCACCCCGGCCTCGGCCCTGCTGCACTCGGCGACGATGGTGGCGGCGGGGGCCTACCTCCTGGCCCGGCTGCAGCCGGTGCTCGACGGGGTGGGGTGGTTCGGCCCGCTCACGATCGGGATCGGGTTGGTGACCGCGCTGGCCGGGGGGCTGGTGGCGGCGGTGCAGCCCGAGGCCAAGAAGCTCCTGGCTGCCTCCACCTCGGCCCACTACGGCCTCATGCTCGTGGCGGTCGGGGCCGGGTACCCCGCGGTGGCCGTCGCGCACCTGGTGGCCCACGGGCTGTTCAAGGCGCTGCTGTTCGTCTCGGCCGGCGTCGCCATCGACGCATCGGGCCATGCGGAGCTGGCGGACATGCGCCTCGGTCGTCGCCTCCCGCAGGTCGCCGCCCTGACCGCAGTGGGGACGCTCGCCCTGGCCGCGGTCCCCCCGCTCGGGGGAGCGTGGACCAAGGAGGAGGTGGTGGCGGCCGGGACCCACGCAGCGCCCTGGGTCGGAGGACTCGTGGTGGTGGCCGGTGCCCTCAGCGCGTTCTACGCGGCGCGCTTCCAGCTGCTGGCCTACGGCCGGGGGGACCACGAGCCCGATGATGCGGACGGTCCCCGCCTCGGGGGCCGGCGGTCCGCGACCGGCGCCATGGTCCTGCTGGCCGGGGCCGGGGTCCTCCTCGGCCTGGTCTGGACACCGTGGGGGGAGGAGCGGGTGCTGGAGATCGCCGCGTCGTCGCTCCCCTCGAGCGAGGCCTGGGAGGTGCCCGCGTCGCTGGTGGCGCTGGTGCTCGCCGGGTACGCCGCCGTGCTGCTCGACCGATCTCGCCGCCTCGCGGTGCCGTCCCCCGGTGCGGGGTGGGCGCGCGTCTCCAGGTGGTTCGACCTGGGGGTGGTCGTGGAGGTCGCGGTGGTCGACCCCGTCTTGGCCCTGGCGCGCACCGCGGCCCGGTTCGACGATCGTGTCGTCGATGCCGGCGTCCGGGGCGTGGCGGCTGGTGGCTCCGGGGTCTCGCGCCTCCTGGCTCGAGGCGACGACCGGGTGGTCGATGCCGGGATCCGCGGTGCGGCCCGGTTCGGGGTGTGGGCGGCGGGCGCCCTCGACCGGGTGGGCGAGGTGTCCCTGGACGGCGTGGTCGACGGGATCGCCCGCATGACGGGCGCCGCGGGGCGGGACGGCCGGCGACTCCAGTCCGGCCAGACCCACCACTACTACGCCGGCATCGCCGTCGGCTTGTTCGTCCTCGTCCTCGTCGCTACCGCCTGGAGATGA